In Staphylococcus lloydii, the following proteins share a genomic window:
- the murD gene encoding UDP-N-acetylmuramoyl-L-alanine--D-glutamate ligase: MLNYTGLEGKNVLVIGLAKSGYEAAKLLTRLGANVVVNDGKDLTQDSHAKDLENIGVKVIGGEHPLSLLDNEPIIFKNPGIPYTVPILQEAQNRGLKILTEVELSYLVSEAPIIGVTGTNGKTTVTSLIGDIFQKSRLVGRMSGNIGYVASKVAQEVTKDDYLVTELSSFQLLGIEQYKPHIAIITNIYSAHLDYHETLDNYQNAKKQIYKNQDEHDYLICNYHQRHLIESESLKAKTLYFSTQQEVDGIYIKEGYIVFKGFRIIHTDDLVLPGEHNLENILAAVLAALLAGVPVNAIIASLTTFSGIEHRLQYIGTNKTNKYYNDSKATNTLATQFALNSFKQPIIWLCGGLDRGNGFDELIPYMENVRVMITFGETQEKFVKLGESQGKYVIKAIDIKDAVNKIQDIIEPNDVVLLSPACASWDQYNTFEERGQQFIDSFKAQLPSF; the protein is encoded by the coding sequence ATGCTAAATTATACGGGCTTAGAAGGAAAAAATGTCTTGGTAATAGGCTTAGCAAAAAGTGGTTATGAAGCAGCAAAATTATTGACCCGTCTTGGCGCCAATGTCGTCGTCAATGATGGTAAGGATTTAACACAGGATTCACATGCTAAAGATTTAGAAAATATTGGTGTGAAAGTTATCGGTGGAGAACACCCTCTTTCATTGTTAGATAATGAACCTATCATCTTTAAAAATCCGGGTATTCCGTATACAGTACCTATTTTACAAGAGGCGCAGAATCGTGGATTAAAAATATTAACAGAAGTAGAGTTGAGTTATCTCGTATCAGAAGCACCTATAATTGGTGTTACTGGTACAAATGGTAAAACAACTGTAACTTCATTAATTGGTGATATTTTTCAAAAAAGTAGGTTAGTAGGTAGAATGTCGGGTAATATTGGGTATGTTGCTTCTAAGGTAGCCCAAGAAGTTACTAAAGATGATTATCTCGTTACCGAATTATCGTCGTTCCAATTATTAGGAATAGAACAATATAAGCCGCATATTGCTATTATCACAAACATATACTCAGCACATCTCGACTATCATGAGACGTTAGATAATTATCAAAATGCAAAAAAGCAAATTTATAAAAATCAAGATGAGCATGATTATTTAATTTGTAACTACCATCAACGTCATTTAATTGAATCTGAATCTTTAAAAGCTAAAACTTTATACTTTTCAACACAACAAGAAGTCGATGGTATTTATATCAAAGAGGGTTACATTGTGTTCAAAGGTTTCCGTATCATCCATACTGATGATTTAGTATTGCCTGGTGAGCACAATTTAGAAAATATTTTAGCAGCTGTTTTAGCAGCTTTACTTGCAGGTGTACCTGTTAATGCTATCATTGCCAGTTTAACGACGTTCTCAGGCATAGAGCATAGATTACAGTATATTGGTACAAACAAAACGAACAAATATTACAACGACTCTAAGGCAACGAATACTTTAGCGACTCAGTTTGCGCTTAACTCATTTAAACAACCCATTATATGGTTATGCGGTGGTTTAGACCGAGGCAATGGATTCGATGAATTGATTCCATATATGGAAAACGTCCGTGTAATGATTACTTTTGGCGAAACGCAAGAAAAGTTTGTGAAATTGGGTGAGAGCCAAGGTAAATATGTAATTAAAGCTATAGATATAAAAGATGCAGTAAATAAAATTCAAGATATAATAGAGCCGAATGACGTAGTATTATTATCTCCAGCTTGTGCAAGTTGGGATCAATACAATACTTTTGAAGAGCGTGGTCAACAATTTATTGATAGCTTTAAAGCTCAATTACCTTCTTTTTAA
- the mraY gene encoding phospho-N-acetylmuramoyl-pentapeptide-transferase, which produces MVYLLAIIAFLISLILVPLLIPTLKRMKFGQSIREEGPRSHMKKTGTPTMGGLTFLISIIVTSVLAIIFMDNSNPIILLLFVTIGFGLIGFIDDYIIVVKKDNEGLTSKQKFLAQIAIAVIFFILSQVFQLASFSTGIHIPFTNIELQLSIVYVIFIIFWQVGFSNAVNLTDGLDGLATGLSIIGFVMYAIMAFVHGANSIGIFCVIMIFALLGFLPFNLNPAKVFMGDTGSLALGGIFATISIMLNQELSLIFIGFVFVAETLSVMIQVTSYKLTGKRIFKMSPLHHHFELVGWDERKVTTVFWTVGFITGLIGLWIGVH; this is translated from the coding sequence ATGGTTTATTTACTCGCAATAATTGCATTTTTAATATCGTTAATTTTAGTGCCATTGCTCATACCGACATTGAAAAGGATGAAATTTGGTCAAAGCATTAGAGAAGAAGGGCCAAGAAGCCACATGAAAAAAACAGGTACACCAACTATGGGTGGCCTAACATTTTTAATCAGTATAATAGTAACGTCTGTTTTAGCTATTATATTCATGGATAATTCTAATCCAATTATTTTATTGTTGTTTGTAACTATTGGTTTTGGATTGATTGGATTTATCGATGATTATATTATCGTGGTTAAAAAAGATAACGAAGGTCTTACAAGTAAACAGAAATTTTTAGCTCAAATTGCTATTGCAGTAATCTTTTTCATATTGAGCCAAGTATTCCAATTAGCAAGCTTCTCTACGGGCATTCATATTCCATTTACTAATATAGAACTACAGTTATCAATTGTTTATGTTATTTTTATTATTTTTTGGCAAGTTGGTTTCTCAAACGCTGTAAACTTAACAGATGGATTAGATGGTTTAGCAACAGGATTATCTATTATTGGATTTGTGATGTATGCAATCATGGCTTTTGTTCATGGCGCAAATTCAATTGGAATTTTTTGTGTAATAATGATTTTTGCTTTATTAGGATTTTTACCATTTAACCTTAATCCAGCTAAAGTGTTTATGGGGGATACTGGTAGTTTAGCTTTAGGTGGAATCTTTGCTACGATTTCAATTATGCTAAATCAAGAATTATCACTGATCTTTATTGGATTTGTCTTTGTCGCTGAAACATTATCAGTCATGATTCAAGTTACAAGCTATAAATTAACGGGTAAAAGAATTTTCAAAATGTCACCTTTACATCATCACTTCGAATTAGTAGGTTGGGATGAACGTAAGGTTACAACTGTATTCTGGACAGTAGGATTTATCACAGGGCTAATCGGTTTATGGATTGGAGTGCACTAA
- a CDS encoding penicillin-binding protein — MAKRKIKLKKPKIKIPIKQNKIGAVLLILGFGLLFFTLILRYSYIMLTGHSSGEDLILKANEKYLVNTQKQPERGKIYDRNGKVLAEDVERYKVVAVVDKEASKDSDKPKHVVDKKKTAKKLSEVIDMSQSDIEKRLKQKKVFQVEFGQKGTDLTYKDKQKIDKMNLPGINLYPETERFYPNGNFASHLLGIAQKDPDTGELKGAMGVEKIFDSYLSGQKGSLSYIHDIWGYLAPNTKREKMPKRGDDVHLTIDSNIQVFVEEALDGMVDHYKPKDAFAVVMDAHTGEILASSQRPTFNPETGKDFGKKWANDLYQNTYEPGSTFKSFGLAAAIQEGKFVPNKKYTSGHRDIMGSRISDWNKVGWGKIPMTLGFTYSSNTLMMHLQDLVGVDKMKSWYEKFGFGKSTNGMFDSEASGGIAWDNAAQQKTSAFGQSTTVTPVQMLQAQSAFFNKGNMIKPWFVNSVKNPVSDNTFYKGKKEYAGKPITEKTAKKVRVELDKVVNSDDSHAKNYRIDGYDIAGKTGTAQVADSKGGGYVKGANPYFVSFIGDAPKKNPKVIVYAGMSLAQKNDEEAYEMGVSKAFNPIMKNTLKYLNVDDKNSKDSSDVKYSKVPDVSGKSVQEAEDALNAKSLEPEVIGSGEKISKQSVSANKKILPNRKVLLLSDGDLTMPNMDGWSKEDVLAFERLTNVKITTKGNGFVSKQSTPEGQKIKKNDKVEVEFSADKISGDSKSSSS, encoded by the coding sequence ATGGCGAAGCGAAAAATTAAACTAAAAAAACCAAAAATAAAAATTCCAATAAAACAAAATAAAATAGGGGCAGTCCTACTCATCCTTGGATTCGGACTGCTCTTTTTTACGTTGATATTAAGATATTCATATATCATGTTAACTGGACATTCTTCGGGTGAAGATTTAATTCTAAAAGCAAACGAAAAGTATTTAGTAAACACTCAAAAACAACCTGAACGAGGCAAAATTTACGATCGTAATGGTAAAGTTTTAGCAGAAGATGTTGAAAGGTATAAAGTCGTTGCTGTCGTTGATAAAGAAGCCAGTAAAGATAGCGACAAACCTAAGCATGTTGTCGACAAAAAGAAAACAGCTAAAAAACTATCTGAAGTAATTGATATGTCCCAATCCGATATTGAAAAACGCTTGAAACAGAAGAAAGTTTTCCAAGTTGAGTTTGGACAAAAAGGGACAGATTTAACTTATAAAGATAAGCAAAAAATAGATAAAATGAATTTACCAGGAATAAACCTATATCCAGAAACGGAACGTTTTTATCCTAATGGTAATTTTGCGTCACACTTATTAGGAATAGCACAAAAAGATCCTGATACAGGAGAACTCAAAGGTGCTATGGGTGTAGAAAAGATATTTGACAGCTACCTATCCGGTCAAAAAGGTTCATTATCTTATATCCATGATATTTGGGGCTATTTAGCACCGAATACTAAACGTGAAAAAATGCCTAAACGAGGCGACGATGTACATTTAACGATTGACTCAAATATTCAAGTATTCGTTGAAGAAGCATTAGATGGTATGGTAGACCATTACAAACCAAAAGATGCTTTTGCTGTAGTTATGGATGCACATACAGGTGAAATCTTAGCTTCAAGTCAAAGACCTACATTTAATCCAGAAACTGGTAAAGACTTCGGTAAAAAATGGGCAAATGATTTATACCAAAACACATACGAACCAGGTTCAACATTTAAATCATTTGGTCTAGCAGCAGCAATTCAAGAAGGAAAATTTGTGCCGAACAAGAAATATACGTCAGGTCATAGAGACATTATGGGATCTAGAATCTCAGACTGGAACAAAGTAGGTTGGGGTAAAATTCCAATGACGCTTGGTTTCACGTATTCATCAAATACATTAATGATGCACTTACAAGATTTAGTAGGTGTCGACAAAATGAAATCATGGTATGAAAAATTTGGTTTCGGTAAATCTACGAATGGTATGTTTGATAGTGAAGCAAGTGGTGGCATTGCATGGGATAATGCAGCGCAGCAAAAAACATCTGCATTCGGACAATCTACAACTGTAACGCCTGTCCAAATGTTACAAGCACAATCGGCGTTCTTTAATAAAGGTAATATGATTAAACCGTGGTTTGTAAATAGCGTTAAAAACCCAGTAAGTGATAATACTTTCTATAAAGGTAAGAAAGAATACGCAGGCAAACCAATCACTGAAAAAACAGCGAAAAAAGTTCGTGTTGAATTAGATAAAGTTGTAAACAGTGACGATAGTCATGCGAAAAACTATAGAATTGATGGTTATGATATCGCAGGTAAGACTGGTACTGCCCAAGTTGCCGATTCTAAAGGTGGCGGCTATGTTAAAGGCGCGAACCCATATTTCGTTAGTTTCATCGGGGATGCACCGAAGAAAAATCCTAAAGTCATAGTTTATGCTGGAATGAGTTTAGCACAAAAAAATGACGAAGAAGCTTACGAAATGGGTGTTAGTAAGGCCTTTAATCCAATAATGAAAAATACGCTTAAATATTTAAACGTTGATGATAAGAATTCAAAAGATTCATCAGACGTTAAATACAGTAAAGTTCCTGACGTTTCAGGTAAATCAGTGCAAGAGGCTGAAGATGCACTCAACGCGAAATCATTAGAACCTGAAGTCATCGGGTCTGGTGAGAAAATCTCTAAACAATCAGTGAGTGCCAACAAGAAAATTTTACCAAATAGAAAAGTATTATTACTATCTGATGGTGATTTAACGATGCCAAACATGGATGGTTGGTCCAAAGAAGATGTATTGGCATTTGAAAGATTAACTAATGTAAAAATCACGACTAAAGGCAATGGTTTCGTTTCAAAACAATCAACGCCAGAAGGTCAAAAAATTAAAAAGAATGATAAGGTTGAAGTTGAATTTTCAGCTGATAAAATAAGTGGAGATTCAAAATCAAGTAGTTCTTAA
- the ftsL gene encoding cell division protein FtsL: MAVEKIYEPYNGSAQQIPESQPSTQPGSRSIKRKVVVQLTKFEKMLYIGLITIIALISIYMLSLKMDAYDTRGKIADLDTKIEKQASENSSIQSEIKKNSSYERIYDKAKDQGMSLKNDNVKVVRNNGEAKN, translated from the coding sequence GTGGCTGTAGAGAAAATATACGAACCGTATAATGGTTCAGCACAACAAATACCGGAATCACAACCTTCGACCCAACCTGGTTCGAGGTCGATAAAAAGAAAAGTAGTTGTTCAATTAACTAAGTTTGAAAAGATGTTATACATAGGACTTATAACAATAATTGCTTTGATAAGTATATATATGCTATCTTTAAAAATGGATGCGTATGATACTCGAGGAAAAATTGCAGATTTAGATACAAAAATAGAAAAACAAGCAAGTGAAAATAGCTCGATTCAATCTGAAATTAAAAAGAACTCATCTTACGAACGCATTTACGACAAGGCCAAAGATCAAGGTATGAGCCTTAAGAACGATAATGTAAAGGTAGTGCGTAATAATGGCGAAGCGAAAAATTAA
- the rsmH gene encoding 16S rRNA (cytosine(1402)-N(4))-methyltransferase RsmH, whose protein sequence is MFHHISVMLKETIDYLNVKEDGVYVDCTLGGAGHALYLLNQLNDEGRLIAIDQDTTAIENAKIVLKDHLYKVTFVHNNFRELPQILNDLDIEKVDGIYYDLGVSSPQLDVPERGFSYHHDAKLDMRMDQTQELTAYEVVNEWAFEDLVRIFHRYGEEKFAKQIARRIEQNRNQKEIETTLELVDSIKEGIPAKARRKGGHPAKRVFQAIRIAVNDELAAFEDSLEQAIELVKVGGRISVITFHSLEDRLCKQMFQEYEKGPEVPRGLPVIPEAYTPKLKRVNRKPIIATDEDTENNNRARSAKLRVAEILK, encoded by the coding sequence TTGTTTCATCATATAAGCGTAATGCTAAAAGAAACCATTGATTATTTAAATGTTAAAGAAGATGGTGTGTATGTAGACTGTACGCTAGGTGGAGCAGGGCATGCGCTCTATTTGTTAAATCAATTGAATGATGAAGGTAGATTGATTGCTATTGACCAAGATACTACAGCTATAGAAAATGCAAAGATAGTTTTAAAAGATCATTTGTATAAAGTAACCTTCGTACATAACAACTTTAGAGAATTACCACAAATTTTAAATGACTTAGATATTGAAAAAGTAGATGGTATCTATTACGACTTAGGCGTTTCGAGCCCACAGCTAGATGTTCCTGAACGCGGATTTAGTTATCATCATGATGCGAAATTAGATATGCGAATGGATCAGACGCAAGAACTTACAGCTTATGAAGTGGTAAATGAATGGGCGTTTGAAGATTTAGTCAGAATATTCCATCGTTATGGAGAAGAAAAATTCGCTAAACAAATTGCTAGACGTATAGAACAAAATCGTAATCAAAAAGAAATCGAAACAACATTAGAACTTGTAGACAGTATTAAAGAGGGGATACCAGCGAAAGCTCGTCGTAAAGGTGGTCATCCAGCTAAAAGAGTTTTCCAAGCAATAAGAATAGCAGTAAACGATGAATTAGCTGCTTTCGAAGATTCATTAGAACAAGCGATTGAGCTTGTCAAAGTTGGTGGTAGGATTTCTGTAATCACTTTCCATTCTTTAGAAGATCGTTTGTGTAAACAAATGTTCCAAGAATATGAAAAAGGACCAGAAGTACCAAGGGGACTACCAGTAATACCAGAAGCATACACCCCGAAATTAAAACGCGTTAACCGCAAACCTATTATTGCAACCGATGAAGATACCGAAAACAATAATCGTGCTCGTAGTGCAAAATTGCGTGTCGCCGAAATTTTAAAATAA
- the mraZ gene encoding division/cell wall cluster transcriptional repressor MraZ: MFMGEYEHQLDTKGRMIVPSKFRYDLNERFIITRGLDKCLFGYTLEEWQVIEEKMKTLPMTKKDARKFMRMFFSGAVEVELDKQGRINIPQNLRQYANLDKECTVIGVSNRIEIWDRETWNGFYEESEDSFEEIAEDLIDFDF; this comes from the coding sequence ATGTTCATGGGAGAATACGAACACCAATTAGATACGAAGGGACGTATGATCGTTCCATCTAAATTTCGTTATGACTTAAATGAACGTTTTATTATCACCCGAGGCCTTGATAAGTGTTTATTTGGCTATACTTTGGAAGAATGGCAAGTTATTGAAGAAAAAATGAAAACTTTACCGATGACAAAGAAAGATGCACGTAAATTTATGCGTATGTTCTTTTCAGGTGCTGTTGAAGTAGAGCTTGATAAACAAGGGCGTATTAACATCCCTCAAAATTTGAGACAATACGCGAACTTAGATAAAGAATGTACAGTAATCGGTGTTTCAAATCGTATAGAGATTTGGGATAGAGAAACTTGGAACGGCTTCTACGAAGAATCTGAAGATAGTTTCGAAGAGATTGCTGAAGATTTAATAGATTTTGATTTTTAA
- the bshC gene encoding bacillithiol biosynthesis cysteine-adding enzyme BshC, with the protein MDCMTTKLNEKDQFITRLANSDETLNKFYQFDAMANDNYKYKVEQSTNGREQQLANVIHQYMSDLTLSSQQLTNIEQLREGAKVVIGGQQAGLFGGPLYTFHKIFSIITLSQSLAKDYGTTVVPVFWIAGEDHDFDEVNHTFVYSNHEAQLHKVKYHTLEPPEDSMSNYYPNKLQLKDALTQFFKHQPETKHTKALLTLSHNIIDRYDSWTAMFKALLHEVFKEYGVLFIDAQDKYLRTLEQPFLKELINRFNEVDEAFRSAQVKLESHGFEQMIQTDTNVHLFIEEDNMRQLLTFEDGKFKTSKSNSFYTKEELLNIVEQSPERFSNNVVTRPLMEEWLFNTIAFVGGPSEIKYWAELNEVFETLNIEMPIVIPRLRISYINERIEKLSSKYALSIEEIIADGTESAKDRFIRAHASETFINNIEELKQQQSQVYASLKEEVQDNNDNKLLLEKNNQIHMQQYDYLIKRYLLNIERENDISMKHFRELNNSLHPMEGLQERIWNPLQIMNEFGIDVFSPSTYPPLSYTFEHIVIKP; encoded by the coding sequence ATGGATTGTATGACGACAAAATTAAACGAAAAAGATCAATTCATAACGCGCCTTGCTAATAGTGATGAAACGTTAAATAAATTTTATCAATTTGATGCCATGGCCAATGATAATTATAAATACAAAGTGGAACAATCCACGAATGGTAGAGAACAACAACTTGCAAATGTAATTCATCAATATATGAGTGACTTGACTTTGTCTTCGCAACAACTTACAAATATTGAACAATTAAGAGAAGGGGCGAAAGTAGTTATAGGAGGTCAACAAGCTGGTTTATTTGGTGGACCGCTATATACTTTTCATAAAATATTCTCGATTATAACTTTAAGTCAGTCGCTAGCTAAAGATTATGGAACGACTGTTGTGCCTGTTTTTTGGATAGCCGGTGAAGATCATGACTTTGATGAAGTTAATCATACATTTGTATATAGTAATCATGAAGCACAGTTACATAAAGTTAAATATCATACTTTAGAACCCCCTGAAGATAGCATGTCTAATTACTATCCAAATAAGTTACAATTAAAAGATGCTTTAACTCAATTTTTCAAACATCAACCTGAAACAAAGCATACGAAAGCATTGTTAACATTAAGTCACAATATTATTGATCGTTATGATAGTTGGACAGCTATGTTTAAAGCGTTACTACATGAAGTCTTTAAAGAATATGGTGTATTATTTATAGATGCGCAAGACAAATATTTAAGAACTTTGGAACAGCCTTTCTTAAAAGAATTAATAAATAGATTTAATGAAGTAGATGAAGCTTTTAGATCGGCACAAGTTAAATTAGAATCTCACGGTTTTGAACAAATGATTCAAACTGATACAAATGTGCATTTATTTATCGAAGAAGACAATATGAGACAATTATTAACTTTTGAAGATGGCAAATTTAAAACGAGCAAATCCAATTCCTTCTATACTAAAGAAGAATTGTTAAATATTGTAGAACAATCGCCAGAAAGATTTTCTAATAATGTTGTCACACGTCCATTAATGGAAGAATGGTTATTTAATACGATAGCTTTTGTAGGTGGACCGAGTGAAATTAAATATTGGGCAGAACTAAATGAAGTTTTTGAAACTTTAAATATAGAAATGCCGATTGTTATTCCAAGATTAAGAATAAGCTATATTAATGAAAGAATTGAAAAATTATCATCGAAATACGCGCTTTCAATAGAAGAAATAATTGCGGATGGTACTGAAAGTGCTAAAGATAGATTTATACGTGCTCATGCTTCAGAAACTTTTATTAATAACATCGAGGAGCTTAAACAACAACAATCGCAGGTATATGCGTCGTTAAAAGAAGAAGTACAAGATAATAATGACAATAAATTGTTGTTGGAAAAAAATAATCAAATTCATATGCAGCAGTATGATTATTTAATAAAGCGGTATTTATTGAATATCGAACGTGAAAATGACATCAGTATGAAACACTTTAGGGAATTAAATAATTCACTGCATCCAATGGAAGGATTACAAGAAAGAATATGGAATCCATTACAAATTATGAATGAATTTGGGATAGATGTGTTCAGCCCCTCCACCTATCCACCACTTTCCTACACTTTTGAACATATAGTTATAAAACCTTGA
- a CDS encoding N-acetyltransferase, with product MTSVKRLDINYKTDELFEDFRNFGNKDLYMVDELRGEMIDASSESPFYGIYVGERLGARMALYRKGEVEEEHFPEFDDYLIIWKLEVLKDFQDRGYGTELLDFAKSHGLPIKVIARNQSKDFFVKQGLKDLQQKNSEDYDVLIWEP from the coding sequence ATGACAAGCGTAAAGCGTCTTGATATAAATTATAAAACTGATGAATTATTCGAAGATTTTAGAAACTTCGGTAATAAAGACTTATATATGGTAGATGAACTGCGTGGCGAAATGATTGATGCAAGTTCTGAATCTCCATTCTATGGTATCTATGTAGGTGAAAGATTAGGAGCAAGGATGGCCCTATATAGAAAAGGAGAAGTCGAAGAAGAACATTTCCCAGAATTCGATGACTATTTAATTATCTGGAAATTAGAAGTCTTAAAAGATTTCCAAGATCGTGGTTATGGTACTGAGCTATTAGACTTTGCTAAATCACATGGTTTACCTATTAAAGTCATTGCACGTAACCAATCAAAAGACTTTTTCGTTAAACAAGGGTTGAAGGATTTACAACAAAAAAACAGCGAAGATTATGACGTATTAATATGGGAACCTTAA
- a CDS encoding YjjG family noncanonical pyrimidine nucleotidase: MKEGTILFDFDDTLVDFEAAETYAFYKMVDHYDFDASPQDFNYFTKVNQQHWQDFQKGELTKEEVLSQRFERFFENYNIHIDGHEADHIFRNELANAPLTYFDNMLNTLKELSNKFNLYIVTNGVLETQERRINKAAFKDLFDDVFVSEETGYQKPMPEFFDYVFDKIGEHRRSNTMIVGDSLSSDILGGINAKIKTCWFNPRHQINDTNIKADVTINHFNELLVAI, from the coding sequence ATGAAGGAAGGTACAATTCTGTTTGATTTTGATGATACTTTGGTAGATTTTGAAGCTGCTGAAACATATGCTTTTTATAAAATGGTAGATCATTATGATTTTGATGCATCACCACAAGACTTTAATTATTTTACCAAAGTGAATCAACAACATTGGCAAGATTTTCAAAAAGGCGAGCTAACTAAGGAAGAGGTTTTATCACAACGTTTTGAACGTTTTTTTGAAAATTATAATATTCATATAGATGGTCACGAAGCTGATCATATTTTCAGAAATGAATTAGCCAATGCACCATTAACTTATTTTGACAATATGTTAAATACATTAAAAGAGTTAAGTAATAAATTTAATTTATATATAGTAACTAATGGTGTATTAGAAACGCAAGAGCGAAGAATAAACAAAGCTGCGTTTAAAGATTTGTTTGATGATGTATTTGTTTCAGAAGAGACTGGCTATCAAAAACCTATGCCTGAATTTTTTGATTATGTATTTGATAAAATTGGTGAACATCGAAGAAGTAATACGATGATAGTTGGTGATTCATTAAGTTCAGATATACTAGGTGGTATAAATGCGAAAATAAAAACGTGTTGGTTTAATCCTAGACATCAAATTAACGACACTAATATTAAAGCAGACGTAACGATTAATCATTTTAATGAATTGTTAGTAGCAATATAA
- a CDS encoding antibiotic biosynthesis monooxygenase family protein — protein sequence MFIAQVTFSTKDFEVRSILDNKASHAKEDFEGFQGFRGAEVWKSESKNKLEYAIVSKWDDKKDFQAWVSRPDHVEEHKSMNKETEEQEKAKYQKIEKQIKKYEIVE from the coding sequence TTGTTTATTGCACAAGTTACGTTTTCAACTAAAGATTTTGAAGTGCGTTCTATCTTAGATAATAAAGCAAGTCATGCTAAAGAGGACTTTGAGGGTTTTCAAGGTTTCAGAGGTGCTGAAGTGTGGAAAAGTGAGTCTAAAAACAAATTAGAATATGCTATTGTTTCAAAATGGGACGATAAAAAGGACTTTCAAGCTTGGGTCTCTAGACCAGATCATGTTGAAGAACATAAAAGTATGAATAAAGAAACTGAGGAACAAGAAAAAGCAAAATATCAAAAAATAGAAAAACAAATAAAAAAATATGAAATAGTAGAGTAA
- a CDS encoding DUF4396 domain-containing protein codes for MLSLLSILFIIISVIQFFVILIDIVKSPQKMFIMNIVWPLTGLYFPILGIIGYYSLGKTNNDSHSHHSHSHHSHSHHSHSHHSHSHHSHSHHSKPFWQSVTISTTHCSAGCSLGNLIGAPIIFLFGITFFNNELATTLITEFILAYIFGLLFQYFHMEIKHDHPFADLMDAIKADTLSLIAFEIGMFGFMIIMHFAINNALLQPNKLEYWFLMQIAMLIGFITSYPINWYLVKKGIKHAM; via the coding sequence ATGTTATCACTATTATCAATATTATTTATCATTATATCTGTTATACAATTTTTCGTTATATTAATTGATATAGTCAAAAGCCCTCAAAAAATGTTTATCATGAATATTGTTTGGCCTCTAACAGGACTCTATTTCCCTATTTTAGGTATCATTGGCTATTACAGTTTAGGAAAAACAAACAATGATAGTCATTCACATCATAGTCATTCACATCATAGTCATTCACATCATAGTCATTCACATCATAGTCATTCACATCATAGTCATTCACATCATAGTAAACCATTTTGGCAAAGCGTAACTATATCTACAACACACTGTAGCGCAGGTTGTTCTTTAGGAAATTTAATTGGAGCTCCAATTATTTTCTTGTTTGGGATAACATTCTTTAACAATGAGTTAGCTACTACACTAATAACAGAGTTTATTTTAGCGTATATTTTCGGATTATTATTTCAGTATTTTCATATGGAAATCAAACATGATCATCCATTTGCAGACTTAATGGATGCAATAAAAGCAGACACTTTATCACTTATAGCATTTGAAATTGGTATGTTTGGCTTTATGATAATAATGCATTTTGCAATTAATAATGCACTTCTACAACCAAATAAATTAGAATATTGGTTCTTAATGCAAATAGCTATGCTTATTGGTTTTATCACCAGTTATCCTATAAATTGGTATCTTGTCAAAAAAGGAATAAAACATGCAATGTAA